One window of Triplophysa rosa linkage group LG8, Trosa_1v2, whole genome shotgun sequence genomic DNA carries:
- the pou2f2a gene encoding POU domain, class 2, transcription factor 2 isoform X4 yields the protein MFVPLPVPFVLPRTASDLHAWHLRSPLALRSHSDIRMSKPVEVENPAADSPMESTDSERNGSDSNNQVRSMKINPFSLSPTLGNATKAKVEDCGEMSPAPVQTTPAQTPLPHTQLMLTGGQLAGDIQQLLQLQQLVLVPGHALPSPAQFFLPQQGQQGLLSTPNLIPLPQQNQGSLLAAPPRLGLQAQREKLAESSVTTVTPVTSHPEEPSDLEELEQFARTFKQRRIKLGFTQGDVGLAMGKLYGNDFSQTTISRFEALNLSFKNMCKLKPLLEKWLTDAEIMSMDSTLPSPSSLSSPSLGIDGLPGRRRKKRTSIETNVRVALERSFITNQKPTSEEIQLIADKLNMEKEVVRVWFCNRRQKEKRINPNSATSPLPSQSQPTSHHPPCYSPHMMVSQVPSQMVTSLSTAVTTMSSVCQLTPSGPSLSSAPSPVTPPPRSDTSPAPPINSTLSLNTGSWHKKNGDVSNYITDFAASLRNTMRGINAGMNQALLANNPLATIQALAASGGQLPISSLEGSSKILFGGSGAQGAGLPSSLFLNHSSLLPMATGAGMGLGGSATAHAAKTSFPLIGGMSPSPCSSPASSCSSNDLVHSPHSMGGAKIE from the exons ATATCAGAATGTCAAAACCAGTAGAGGTTGAGAATCCAGCAGCAGACTCTCCGATGGAGAGCACAG ACTCGGAGAGAAATGGCTCAGATTCTAATAATCAG GTTCGGTCAATGAAAATCAATCCCTTCTCCCTTTCCCCTACACTGGGCAATGCCACCAAG GCTAAGGTGGAAGATTGTGGTGAAATGTCTCCTGCTCCTGTTCAAACTACACCCGCTCAGACGCCTCTTCCCCACACACAGCTGATGCTAACAGGCGGCCAGCTGGCAGGA gACATTCAGCAGCTGTTGCAGCTGCAGCAGTTAGTTCTCGTCCCAGGACACGCTCTGCCTTCACCcgcacagttttttttaccacaGCAAGGGCAGCAAG GGCTGCTATCAACACCAAATCTAATTCCACTACCTCAGCAAAACCAAGGAAGCCTGCTGGCCGCTCCGCCCAGACTTGGTCTTCAAGCACAG AGAGAGAAGCTTGCCGAGAGCAGTGTTACCACGGTAACTCCAGTGACCTCTCACCCTGAGGAACCCAGCGACCTGGAGGAACTGGAGCAATTTGCACGGACGTTCAAACAGCGAAGAATCAAGTTGGGCTTCACGCAG GGTGATGTGGGACTGGCCATGGGGAAGCTTTACGGCAATGATTTCAGTCAAACCACCATCTCTCGATTTGAGGCGCTCAATCTCAGCTTTAAGAACATGTGCAAGCTCAAACCTTTGCTTGAGAAGTGGCTCACCGACGCAG AGATTATGTCGATGGACAGCACCCTGCCAAGTCCcagctctctctcctctccttcaCTGGGCATTGACGGCTTGCCTGGCCGCCGCAGGAAGAAACGTACCAGCATTGAGACCAATGTCCGCGTTGCTCTGGAACGCAGCTTTATTACG AACCAGAAGCCTACCTCAGAGGAGATCCAGCTCATCGCAGACAAGCTCAACATGGAGAAGGAGGTGGTCCGCGTCTGGTTCTGCAACCGCCGACAGAAAGAGAAACGTATTAACCCCAACAGTGCCACCTCTCCCTTGCCCAGCCAATCCCAGCCCACCTCGCACCACCCCCCCTGCTACAGCCCGCACATG ATGGTCAGTCAGGTTCCATCCCAGATGGTGACCAGTCTCAGTACAGCAG TGACCACCATGTCATCAGTTTGCCAGTTGACCCCGAGTGGGCCTTCATTAAGCTCCGCCCCATCTCCTGTAACTCCACCTCCCCGCAGTGACACCAGCCCCGCCCCTCCGATTAACAGCACACTAAGTCTTAACACAGG TTCTTGGCATAAAAAGAATGGTGATGTTTCTAACTACATCACTGATTTTGCTGCGAGTCTGAG AAATACAATGAGAGGCATTAACGCGGGAATGAACCAAGCTCTTCTTGCCAACAACCCACTTGCTACTATCCAAG CACTAGCAGCCAGTGGTGGCCAGCTGCCCATTTCCAGTCTTGAAGGAAGCAGCAAGATTTTATTTGGTGGTTCTGGGGCGCAAGGAGCAGGTCTCCCCTCTTCTCTTTTCCTCAACCACTCCTCTTTGTTGCCCATGGCTACAGGCGCCGGCATGGGATTGGGCGGTTCGGCTACCGCCCATGCAGCCAAAACATCATTCCCTCTCATCGGCGGCATGAGTCCCTCCCCTTGCTCAAGCCCCGCCTCTTCCTGCTCTTCCAATGATTTGGTACACAGCCCACACTCGATGGGGGGGGCTAAAATTGAGTGA
- the pou2f2a gene encoding POU domain, class 2, transcription factor 2 isoform X3, which yields MFVPLPVPFVLPRTASDLHAWHLRSPLALRSHSDIRMSKPVEVENPAADSPMESTDSERNGSDSNNQVRSMKINPFSLSPTLGNATKAKVEDCGEMSPAPVQTTPAQTPLPHTQLMLTGGQLAGLTALLPAQQQLLLQQAQLLAAAVQQSHAAHAANQQQAQQQAKQQAAQTQSHGQSQSTQEQTAAPVPPPPHQLPLTQPIQLTAQDIQQLLQLQQLVLVPGHALPSPAQFFLPQQGQQGLLSTPNLIPLPQQNQGSLLAAPPRLGLQAQREKLAESSVTTVTPVTSHPEEPSDLEELEQFARTFKQRRIKLGFTQGDVGLAMGKLYGNDFSQTTISRFEALNLSFKNMCKLKPLLEKWLTDAEIMSMDSTLPSPSSLSSPSLGIDGLPGRRRKKRTSIETNVRVALERSFITNQKPTSEEIQLIADKLNMEKEVVRVWFCNRRQKEKRINPNSATSPLPSQSQPTSHHPPCYSPHMMVSQVPSQMVTSLSTAVTTMSSVCQLTPSGPSLSSAPSPVTPPPRSDTSPAPPINSTLSLNTGNTMRGINAGMNQALLANNPLATIQALAASGGQLPISSLEGSSKILFGGSGAQGAGLPSSLFLNHSSLLPMATGAGMGLGGSATAHAAKTSFPLIGGMSPSPCSSPASSCSSNDLVHSPHSMGGAKIE from the exons ATATCAGAATGTCAAAACCAGTAGAGGTTGAGAATCCAGCAGCAGACTCTCCGATGGAGAGCACAG ACTCGGAGAGAAATGGCTCAGATTCTAATAATCAG GTTCGGTCAATGAAAATCAATCCCTTCTCCCTTTCCCCTACACTGGGCAATGCCACCAAG GCTAAGGTGGAAGATTGTGGTGAAATGTCTCCTGCTCCTGTTCAAACTACACCCGCTCAGACGCCTCTTCCCCACACACAGCTGATGCTAACAGGCGGCCAGCTGGCAGGA TTGACTGCACTTTTGCCTGCACAGCAACAACTGCTCTTACAGCAGGCGCAGCTCCTCGCCGCCGCCGTGCAGCAGTCGCACGCGGCCCATGCAGCCAATCAACAGCAAGCACAGCAGCAGGCCAAACAGCAGGCCGCTCAGACGCAGTCACACGGCCAGTCGCAGAGCACACAAGAACAAACCGCCGCCCCCGTCCCGCCCCCTCCTCACCAGCTCCCTCTTACTCAGCCAATCCAACTCACTGCCCAG gACATTCAGCAGCTGTTGCAGCTGCAGCAGTTAGTTCTCGTCCCAGGACACGCTCTGCCTTCACCcgcacagttttttttaccacaGCAAGGGCAGCAAG GGCTGCTATCAACACCAAATCTAATTCCACTACCTCAGCAAAACCAAGGAAGCCTGCTGGCCGCTCCGCCCAGACTTGGTCTTCAAGCACAG AGAGAGAAGCTTGCCGAGAGCAGTGTTACCACGGTAACTCCAGTGACCTCTCACCCTGAGGAACCCAGCGACCTGGAGGAACTGGAGCAATTTGCACGGACGTTCAAACAGCGAAGAATCAAGTTGGGCTTCACGCAG GGTGATGTGGGACTGGCCATGGGGAAGCTTTACGGCAATGATTTCAGTCAAACCACCATCTCTCGATTTGAGGCGCTCAATCTCAGCTTTAAGAACATGTGCAAGCTCAAACCTTTGCTTGAGAAGTGGCTCACCGACGCAG AGATTATGTCGATGGACAGCACCCTGCCAAGTCCcagctctctctcctctccttcaCTGGGCATTGACGGCTTGCCTGGCCGCCGCAGGAAGAAACGTACCAGCATTGAGACCAATGTCCGCGTTGCTCTGGAACGCAGCTTTATTACG AACCAGAAGCCTACCTCAGAGGAGATCCAGCTCATCGCAGACAAGCTCAACATGGAGAAGGAGGTGGTCCGCGTCTGGTTCTGCAACCGCCGACAGAAAGAGAAACGTATTAACCCCAACAGTGCCACCTCTCCCTTGCCCAGCCAATCCCAGCCCACCTCGCACCACCCCCCCTGCTACAGCCCGCACATG ATGGTCAGTCAGGTTCCATCCCAGATGGTGACCAGTCTCAGTACAGCAG TGACCACCATGTCATCAGTTTGCCAGTTGACCCCGAGTGGGCCTTCATTAAGCTCCGCCCCATCTCCTGTAACTCCACCTCCCCGCAGTGACACCAGCCCCGCCCCTCCGATTAACAGCACACTAAGTCTTAACACAGG AAATACAATGAGAGGCATTAACGCGGGAATGAACCAAGCTCTTCTTGCCAACAACCCACTTGCTACTATCCAAG CACTAGCAGCCAGTGGTGGCCAGCTGCCCATTTCCAGTCTTGAAGGAAGCAGCAAGATTTTATTTGGTGGTTCTGGGGCGCAAGGAGCAGGTCTCCCCTCTTCTCTTTTCCTCAACCACTCCTCTTTGTTGCCCATGGCTACAGGCGCCGGCATGGGATTGGGCGGTTCGGCTACCGCCCATGCAGCCAAAACATCATTCCCTCTCATCGGCGGCATGAGTCCCTCCCCTTGCTCAAGCCCCGCCTCTTCCTGCTCTTCCAATGATTTGGTACACAGCCCACACTCGATGGGGGGGGCTAAAATTGAGTGA
- the pou2f2a gene encoding POU domain, class 2, transcription factor 2 isoform X1, which translates to MFVPLPVPFVLPRTASDLHAWHLRSPLALRSHSDIRMSKPVEVENPAADSPMESTDSERNGSDSNNQVRSMKINPFSLSPTLGNATKAKVEDCGEMSPAPVQTTPAQTPLPHTQLMLTGGQLAGLTALLPAQQQLLLQQAQLLAAAVQQSHAAHAANQQQAQQQAKQQAAQTQSHGQSQSTQEQTAAPVPPPPHQLPLTQPIQLTAQDIQQLLQLQQLVLVPGHALPSPAQFFLPQQGQQGLLSTPNLIPLPQQNQGSLLAAPPRLGLQAQREKLAESSVTTVTPVTSHPEEPSDLEELEQFARTFKQRRIKLGFTQGDVGLAMGKLYGNDFSQTTISRFEALNLSFKNMCKLKPLLEKWLTDAEIMSMDSTLPSPSSLSSPSLGIDGLPGRRRKKRTSIETNVRVALERSFITNQKPTSEEIQLIADKLNMEKEVVRVWFCNRRQKEKRINPNSATSPLPSQSQPTSHHPPCYSPHMMVSQVPSQMVTSLSTAVTTMSSVCQLTPSGPSLSSAPSPVTPPPRSDTSPAPPINSTLSLNTGSWHKKNGDVSNYITDFAASLRNTMRGINAGMNQALLANNPLATIQALAASGGQLPISSLEGSSKILFGGSGAQGAGLPSSLFLNHSSLLPMATGAGMGLGGSATAHAAKTSFPLIGGMSPSPCSSPASSCSSNDLVHSPHSMGGAKIE; encoded by the exons ATATCAGAATGTCAAAACCAGTAGAGGTTGAGAATCCAGCAGCAGACTCTCCGATGGAGAGCACAG ACTCGGAGAGAAATGGCTCAGATTCTAATAATCAG GTTCGGTCAATGAAAATCAATCCCTTCTCCCTTTCCCCTACACTGGGCAATGCCACCAAG GCTAAGGTGGAAGATTGTGGTGAAATGTCTCCTGCTCCTGTTCAAACTACACCCGCTCAGACGCCTCTTCCCCACACACAGCTGATGCTAACAGGCGGCCAGCTGGCAGGA TTGACTGCACTTTTGCCTGCACAGCAACAACTGCTCTTACAGCAGGCGCAGCTCCTCGCCGCCGCCGTGCAGCAGTCGCACGCGGCCCATGCAGCCAATCAACAGCAAGCACAGCAGCAGGCCAAACAGCAGGCCGCTCAGACGCAGTCACACGGCCAGTCGCAGAGCACACAAGAACAAACCGCCGCCCCCGTCCCGCCCCCTCCTCACCAGCTCCCTCTTACTCAGCCAATCCAACTCACTGCCCAG gACATTCAGCAGCTGTTGCAGCTGCAGCAGTTAGTTCTCGTCCCAGGACACGCTCTGCCTTCACCcgcacagttttttttaccacaGCAAGGGCAGCAAG GGCTGCTATCAACACCAAATCTAATTCCACTACCTCAGCAAAACCAAGGAAGCCTGCTGGCCGCTCCGCCCAGACTTGGTCTTCAAGCACAG AGAGAGAAGCTTGCCGAGAGCAGTGTTACCACGGTAACTCCAGTGACCTCTCACCCTGAGGAACCCAGCGACCTGGAGGAACTGGAGCAATTTGCACGGACGTTCAAACAGCGAAGAATCAAGTTGGGCTTCACGCAG GGTGATGTGGGACTGGCCATGGGGAAGCTTTACGGCAATGATTTCAGTCAAACCACCATCTCTCGATTTGAGGCGCTCAATCTCAGCTTTAAGAACATGTGCAAGCTCAAACCTTTGCTTGAGAAGTGGCTCACCGACGCAG AGATTATGTCGATGGACAGCACCCTGCCAAGTCCcagctctctctcctctccttcaCTGGGCATTGACGGCTTGCCTGGCCGCCGCAGGAAGAAACGTACCAGCATTGAGACCAATGTCCGCGTTGCTCTGGAACGCAGCTTTATTACG AACCAGAAGCCTACCTCAGAGGAGATCCAGCTCATCGCAGACAAGCTCAACATGGAGAAGGAGGTGGTCCGCGTCTGGTTCTGCAACCGCCGACAGAAAGAGAAACGTATTAACCCCAACAGTGCCACCTCTCCCTTGCCCAGCCAATCCCAGCCCACCTCGCACCACCCCCCCTGCTACAGCCCGCACATG ATGGTCAGTCAGGTTCCATCCCAGATGGTGACCAGTCTCAGTACAGCAG TGACCACCATGTCATCAGTTTGCCAGTTGACCCCGAGTGGGCCTTCATTAAGCTCCGCCCCATCTCCTGTAACTCCACCTCCCCGCAGTGACACCAGCCCCGCCCCTCCGATTAACAGCACACTAAGTCTTAACACAGG TTCTTGGCATAAAAAGAATGGTGATGTTTCTAACTACATCACTGATTTTGCTGCGAGTCTGAG AAATACAATGAGAGGCATTAACGCGGGAATGAACCAAGCTCTTCTTGCCAACAACCCACTTGCTACTATCCAAG CACTAGCAGCCAGTGGTGGCCAGCTGCCCATTTCCAGTCTTGAAGGAAGCAGCAAGATTTTATTTGGTGGTTCTGGGGCGCAAGGAGCAGGTCTCCCCTCTTCTCTTTTCCTCAACCACTCCTCTTTGTTGCCCATGGCTACAGGCGCCGGCATGGGATTGGGCGGTTCGGCTACCGCCCATGCAGCCAAAACATCATTCCCTCTCATCGGCGGCATGAGTCCCTCCCCTTGCTCAAGCCCCGCCTCTTCCTGCTCTTCCAATGATTTGGTACACAGCCCACACTCGATGGGGGGGGCTAAAATTGAGTGA
- the pou2f2a gene encoding POU domain, class 2, transcription factor 2 isoform X7, producing the protein MTKTGPVASMDYSHMWLPDIRMSKPVEVENPAADSPMESTDSERNGSDSNNQVRSMKINPFSLSPTLGNATKAKVEDCGEMSPAPVQTTPAQTPLPHTQLMLTGGQLAGDIQQLLQLQQLVLVPGHALPSPAQFFLPQQGQQGLLSTPNLIPLPQQNQGSLLAAPPRLGLQAQREKLAESSVTTVTPVTSHPEEPSDLEELEQFARTFKQRRIKLGFTQGDVGLAMGKLYGNDFSQTTISRFEALNLSFKNMCKLKPLLEKWLTDAEIMSMDSTLPSPSSLSSPSLGIDGLPGRRRKKRTSIETNVRVALERSFITNQKPTSEEIQLIADKLNMEKEVVRVWFCNRRQKEKRINPNSATSPLPSQSQPTSHHPPCYSPHMMVSQVPSQMVTSLSTAVTTMSSVCQLTPSGPSLSSAPSPVTPPPRSDTSPAPPINSTLSLNTGSWHKKNGDVSNYITDFAASLRNTMRGINAGMNQALLANNPLATIQALAASGGQLPISSLEGSSKILFGGSGAQGAGLPSSLFLNHSSLLPMATGAGMGLGGSATAHAAKTSFPLIGGMSPSPCSSPASSCSSNDLVHSPHSMGGAKIE; encoded by the exons ATATCAGAATGTCAAAACCAGTAGAGGTTGAGAATCCAGCAGCAGACTCTCCGATGGAGAGCACAG ACTCGGAGAGAAATGGCTCAGATTCTAATAATCAG GTTCGGTCAATGAAAATCAATCCCTTCTCCCTTTCCCCTACACTGGGCAATGCCACCAAG GCTAAGGTGGAAGATTGTGGTGAAATGTCTCCTGCTCCTGTTCAAACTACACCCGCTCAGACGCCTCTTCCCCACACACAGCTGATGCTAACAGGCGGCCAGCTGGCAGGA gACATTCAGCAGCTGTTGCAGCTGCAGCAGTTAGTTCTCGTCCCAGGACACGCTCTGCCTTCACCcgcacagttttttttaccacaGCAAGGGCAGCAAG GGCTGCTATCAACACCAAATCTAATTCCACTACCTCAGCAAAACCAAGGAAGCCTGCTGGCCGCTCCGCCCAGACTTGGTCTTCAAGCACAG AGAGAGAAGCTTGCCGAGAGCAGTGTTACCACGGTAACTCCAGTGACCTCTCACCCTGAGGAACCCAGCGACCTGGAGGAACTGGAGCAATTTGCACGGACGTTCAAACAGCGAAGAATCAAGTTGGGCTTCACGCAG GGTGATGTGGGACTGGCCATGGGGAAGCTTTACGGCAATGATTTCAGTCAAACCACCATCTCTCGATTTGAGGCGCTCAATCTCAGCTTTAAGAACATGTGCAAGCTCAAACCTTTGCTTGAGAAGTGGCTCACCGACGCAG AGATTATGTCGATGGACAGCACCCTGCCAAGTCCcagctctctctcctctccttcaCTGGGCATTGACGGCTTGCCTGGCCGCCGCAGGAAGAAACGTACCAGCATTGAGACCAATGTCCGCGTTGCTCTGGAACGCAGCTTTATTACG AACCAGAAGCCTACCTCAGAGGAGATCCAGCTCATCGCAGACAAGCTCAACATGGAGAAGGAGGTGGTCCGCGTCTGGTTCTGCAACCGCCGACAGAAAGAGAAACGTATTAACCCCAACAGTGCCACCTCTCCCTTGCCCAGCCAATCCCAGCCCACCTCGCACCACCCCCCCTGCTACAGCCCGCACATG ATGGTCAGTCAGGTTCCATCCCAGATGGTGACCAGTCTCAGTACAGCAG TGACCACCATGTCATCAGTTTGCCAGTTGACCCCGAGTGGGCCTTCATTAAGCTCCGCCCCATCTCCTGTAACTCCACCTCCCCGCAGTGACACCAGCCCCGCCCCTCCGATTAACAGCACACTAAGTCTTAACACAGG TTCTTGGCATAAAAAGAATGGTGATGTTTCTAACTACATCACTGATTTTGCTGCGAGTCTGAG AAATACAATGAGAGGCATTAACGCGGGAATGAACCAAGCTCTTCTTGCCAACAACCCACTTGCTACTATCCAAG CACTAGCAGCCAGTGGTGGCCAGCTGCCCATTTCCAGTCTTGAAGGAAGCAGCAAGATTTTATTTGGTGGTTCTGGGGCGCAAGGAGCAGGTCTCCCCTCTTCTCTTTTCCTCAACCACTCCTCTTTGTTGCCCATGGCTACAGGCGCCGGCATGGGATTGGGCGGTTCGGCTACCGCCCATGCAGCCAAAACATCATTCCCTCTCATCGGCGGCATGAGTCCCTCCCCTTGCTCAAGCCCCGCCTCTTCCTGCTCTTCCAATGATTTGGTACACAGCCCACACTCGATGGGGGGGGCTAAAATTGAGTGA
- the pou2f2a gene encoding POU domain, class 2, transcription factor 2 isoform X2 — protein sequence MTKTGPVASMDYSHMWLPDIRMSKPVEVENPAADSPMESTDSERNGSDSNNQVRSMKINPFSLSPTLGNATKAKVEDCGEMSPAPVQTTPAQTPLPHTQLMLTGGQLAGLTALLPAQQQLLLQQAQLLAAAVQQSHAAHAANQQQAQQQAKQQAAQTQSHGQSQSTQEQTAAPVPPPPHQLPLTQPIQLTAQDIQQLLQLQQLVLVPGHALPSPAQFFLPQQGQQGLLSTPNLIPLPQQNQGSLLAAPPRLGLQAQREKLAESSVTTVTPVTSHPEEPSDLEELEQFARTFKQRRIKLGFTQGDVGLAMGKLYGNDFSQTTISRFEALNLSFKNMCKLKPLLEKWLTDAEIMSMDSTLPSPSSLSSPSLGIDGLPGRRRKKRTSIETNVRVALERSFITNQKPTSEEIQLIADKLNMEKEVVRVWFCNRRQKEKRINPNSATSPLPSQSQPTSHHPPCYSPHMMVSQVPSQMVTSLSTAVTTMSSVCQLTPSGPSLSSAPSPVTPPPRSDTSPAPPINSTLSLNTGSWHKKNGDVSNYITDFAASLRNTMRGINAGMNQALLANNPLATIQALAASGGQLPISSLEGSSKILFGGSGAQGAGLPSSLFLNHSSLLPMATGAGMGLGGSATAHAAKTSFPLIGGMSPSPCSSPASSCSSNDLVHSPHSMGGAKIE from the exons ATATCAGAATGTCAAAACCAGTAGAGGTTGAGAATCCAGCAGCAGACTCTCCGATGGAGAGCACAG ACTCGGAGAGAAATGGCTCAGATTCTAATAATCAG GTTCGGTCAATGAAAATCAATCCCTTCTCCCTTTCCCCTACACTGGGCAATGCCACCAAG GCTAAGGTGGAAGATTGTGGTGAAATGTCTCCTGCTCCTGTTCAAACTACACCCGCTCAGACGCCTCTTCCCCACACACAGCTGATGCTAACAGGCGGCCAGCTGGCAGGA TTGACTGCACTTTTGCCTGCACAGCAACAACTGCTCTTACAGCAGGCGCAGCTCCTCGCCGCCGCCGTGCAGCAGTCGCACGCGGCCCATGCAGCCAATCAACAGCAAGCACAGCAGCAGGCCAAACAGCAGGCCGCTCAGACGCAGTCACACGGCCAGTCGCAGAGCACACAAGAACAAACCGCCGCCCCCGTCCCGCCCCCTCCTCACCAGCTCCCTCTTACTCAGCCAATCCAACTCACTGCCCAG gACATTCAGCAGCTGTTGCAGCTGCAGCAGTTAGTTCTCGTCCCAGGACACGCTCTGCCTTCACCcgcacagttttttttaccacaGCAAGGGCAGCAAG GGCTGCTATCAACACCAAATCTAATTCCACTACCTCAGCAAAACCAAGGAAGCCTGCTGGCCGCTCCGCCCAGACTTGGTCTTCAAGCACAG AGAGAGAAGCTTGCCGAGAGCAGTGTTACCACGGTAACTCCAGTGACCTCTCACCCTGAGGAACCCAGCGACCTGGAGGAACTGGAGCAATTTGCACGGACGTTCAAACAGCGAAGAATCAAGTTGGGCTTCACGCAG GGTGATGTGGGACTGGCCATGGGGAAGCTTTACGGCAATGATTTCAGTCAAACCACCATCTCTCGATTTGAGGCGCTCAATCTCAGCTTTAAGAACATGTGCAAGCTCAAACCTTTGCTTGAGAAGTGGCTCACCGACGCAG AGATTATGTCGATGGACAGCACCCTGCCAAGTCCcagctctctctcctctccttcaCTGGGCATTGACGGCTTGCCTGGCCGCCGCAGGAAGAAACGTACCAGCATTGAGACCAATGTCCGCGTTGCTCTGGAACGCAGCTTTATTACG AACCAGAAGCCTACCTCAGAGGAGATCCAGCTCATCGCAGACAAGCTCAACATGGAGAAGGAGGTGGTCCGCGTCTGGTTCTGCAACCGCCGACAGAAAGAGAAACGTATTAACCCCAACAGTGCCACCTCTCCCTTGCCCAGCCAATCCCAGCCCACCTCGCACCACCCCCCCTGCTACAGCCCGCACATG ATGGTCAGTCAGGTTCCATCCCAGATGGTGACCAGTCTCAGTACAGCAG TGACCACCATGTCATCAGTTTGCCAGTTGACCCCGAGTGGGCCTTCATTAAGCTCCGCCCCATCTCCTGTAACTCCACCTCCCCGCAGTGACACCAGCCCCGCCCCTCCGATTAACAGCACACTAAGTCTTAACACAGG TTCTTGGCATAAAAAGAATGGTGATGTTTCTAACTACATCACTGATTTTGCTGCGAGTCTGAG AAATACAATGAGAGGCATTAACGCGGGAATGAACCAAGCTCTTCTTGCCAACAACCCACTTGCTACTATCCAAG CACTAGCAGCCAGTGGTGGCCAGCTGCCCATTTCCAGTCTTGAAGGAAGCAGCAAGATTTTATTTGGTGGTTCTGGGGCGCAAGGAGCAGGTCTCCCCTCTTCTCTTTTCCTCAACCACTCCTCTTTGTTGCCCATGGCTACAGGCGCCGGCATGGGATTGGGCGGTTCGGCTACCGCCCATGCAGCCAAAACATCATTCCCTCTCATCGGCGGCATGAGTCCCTCCCCTTGCTCAAGCCCCGCCTCTTCCTGCTCTTCCAATGATTTGGTACACAGCCCACACTCGATGGGGGGGGCTAAAATTGAGTGA